The following are encoded together in the Sphingomicrobium clamense genome:
- a CDS encoding DUF4126 domain-containing protein — protein MDAVELIALAASSSLLAGWRLYLVTFITGLGMKFGWVPLPDNLQMLDVLANNWVLAIAGVGTFLEFFADKIAWVDSVWDSIHSVIRPLGGALLALAILDASDPAFQIVAFLLGGGAAFASHAGKASARAAVNMSPEPVSNMVVSTGEDIATGGLLALAILNPVAAALIAAMMVGLTLWLIFAARKAIRKLLGLGEPKDVTPRA, from the coding sequence GACGCCGTCGAACTCATCGCACTGGCCGCCTCGTCCTCGCTACTGGCGGGGTGGCGGCTTTATCTCGTCACCTTCATTACCGGGCTCGGCATGAAGTTCGGCTGGGTGCCGCTGCCCGACAATCTGCAGATGCTCGACGTGCTCGCGAACAACTGGGTGCTCGCCATCGCGGGCGTCGGCACCTTTCTTGAATTCTTCGCCGACAAGATCGCCTGGGTCGACAGCGTCTGGGACAGCATCCACTCTGTCATTCGCCCGCTCGGCGGCGCGCTGCTGGCGCTGGCGATCCTCGATGCCAGCGACCCGGCCTTCCAGATCGTCGCTTTCCTTCTGGGCGGCGGCGCGGCCTTTGCCAGCCATGCCGGCAAGGCGAGCGCCCGCGCAGCGGTCAACATGAGCCCCGAACCGGTCAGCAACATGGTCGTGTCGACCGGCGAGGATATCGCTACGGGCGGGCTGCTCGCGCTTGCCATCCTCAACCCCGTCGCCGCCGCTTTGATCGCGGCGATGATGGTCGGGCTGACCCTCTGGCTGATCTTCGCCGCGCGCAAGGCGATCCGCAAATTGCTGGGACTAGGCGAACCGAAGGACGTGACGCCTCGCGCTTAG
- a CDS encoding polyhydroxyalkanoate depolymerase — MLYDAYEVQRSLLAGASRMAGLGAGWISNPSNPFAYGAMGPVVAAGLDVFAHATATRAKPEWEITETLVDGHHVAVDEDIVERRPFGNLLHFHKADGKGEGQAPMLIVAPMSGHFATLLRGTVKRMLPAHDVYITDWADAKTVPLTAGSFDLDNYVDYLIDFLRDIHGKTGQRPHMLAVCQPSVPAFAATAVMGGEDDPARPATLTMMGGPIDTREQPTAVNTLATQRPHAWFQQNVIATVPYMYPGAGRKVYPGFLQLAGFMTMNLGSHLMSHWEMFKHLVEGDDESADKTREFYDEYRAVADMTAEFYLQTVDVVFQRHLLPKNEFMHRGKLVDLTEITDTALLAIEGERDDISGLGQTKAALKLATHLPEKMKRYYMAEGVGHYGIFHGGKWRDKIAPVVEEFVEKHRA, encoded by the coding sequence ATGCTTTACGACGCCTATGAAGTGCAGCGTTCGCTGCTAGCCGGAGCCAGCCGCATGGCGGGACTCGGCGCCGGATGGATTTCCAACCCCAGCAACCCCTTCGCCTATGGTGCGATGGGGCCGGTGGTCGCCGCGGGGCTCGACGTGTTCGCGCACGCGACCGCCACCCGCGCCAAGCCCGAGTGGGAAATCACCGAGACCCTGGTCGACGGCCACCACGTCGCGGTCGACGAGGACATTGTCGAGCGACGACCATTCGGCAACCTGCTCCACTTCCACAAGGCGGACGGCAAGGGCGAAGGGCAGGCGCCGATGCTGATCGTGGCGCCCATGTCGGGCCACTTCGCGACGCTGCTGCGCGGAACGGTCAAGCGGATGCTGCCCGCGCACGATGTCTACATCACCGACTGGGCCGACGCGAAGACGGTGCCGCTCACGGCGGGCAGCTTCGACCTCGACAATTATGTCGATTACCTGATCGACTTCCTGCGCGATATTCATGGCAAGACCGGGCAGCGCCCGCACATGCTCGCCGTGTGCCAGCCGTCGGTCCCGGCCTTTGCCGCGACCGCGGTGATGGGCGGCGAGGACGACCCCGCACGCCCCGCGACGCTGACGATGATGGGCGGCCCGATCGACACGCGCGAGCAGCCGACCGCAGTCAACACGCTGGCGACCCAGCGCCCGCACGCCTGGTTCCAGCAGAACGTGATCGCGACCGTGCCCTACATGTATCCGGGCGCGGGCCGGAAGGTCTATCCGGGCTTCCTCCAGCTTGCGGGCTTCATGACCATGAACCTCGGCAGCCACCTCATGAGCCATTGGGAGATGTTCAAGCATCTCGTCGAGGGCGATGACGAAAGCGCCGACAAGACCCGCGAATTTTACGACGAATATCGCGCCGTCGCCGACATGACGGCGGAATTCTACCTCCAGACGGTCGACGTCGTCTTCCAGCGGCATTTGCTGCCCAAGAACGAGTTCATGCATCGCGGCAAGCTGGTCGACCTGACCGAAATCACCGACACCGCGCTGCTGGCGATCGAGGGCGAGCGCGACGATATTTCGGGGCTTGGCCAGACCAAGGCCGCGCTCAAGCTCGCCACCCACCTGCCCGAGAAGATGAAGCGCTACTACATGGCCGAAGGCGTCGGCCATTATGGCATCTTCCACGGCGGCAAGTGGCGCGACAAAATCGCTCCGGTGGTCGAGGAGTTTGTCGAGAAGCACCGCGCCTAA
- a CDS encoding ABC transporter transmembrane domain-containing protein, translating to MATEPPPKKSLSNLRMVWERVLRYPGHLTAAAIALLIAAGATSGIPYAFKLIIDRGFSGEGDIARWFEYLILLVIVMALATATRFYFVSWLGERVVADIRRDVHANLLQLSPAYFEENRPAEITSRITVDTTVIEQVVGTTISVALRNLVLGVTCTVIIFLIAPKLAGMMLLGIPFIVVPITLLGRKIRAVSVSSQDRIADVGTLTSEVLGAMKIVQAFGQQDRETDRFTDATETVFAVAKKRILLRAIMTAIVIALMFIAITLVIWQGATDVIAGRMTGGDIAAFVLYGGLLAGAFGALSEVYGDLLRAAGASQRLDELMRVEPVITAPANPTELPSPPVGSLTFEKVDFRYPTRLDTAALEEFSLEVKPDELVAIVGPSGAGKTTLFQLAQRFYDPQGGRVLIDGVDLKDTDPAALRRRIAMVPQEVMIFAASARDNLRYGRWDASDEEIWDAARLANAEEFLRAMPEGLDTYLGEGGARLSGGQRQRIAIARALLRKDAPLLLLDEATSALDAESEAKVQAALDNLMGKRTTLVIAHRLATVRAADRIVVMDNGRIVEQGTHAELAAAGGLYARLASLQFDDPA from the coding sequence ATGGCAACCGAACCTCCCCCGAAGAAATCGCTCTCCAACCTCCGCATGGTGTGGGAGCGAGTGCTGCGCTATCCCGGGCACCTGACCGCCGCCGCGATCGCGCTGCTGATCGCCGCCGGGGCGACCTCGGGCATTCCCTACGCCTTCAAGCTGATCATCGATCGCGGTTTTTCGGGCGAAGGCGATATTGCGCGCTGGTTTGAGTATCTCATCCTGCTGGTGATCGTGATGGCGCTCGCCACCGCGACCCGCTTCTACTTCGTCAGCTGGCTGGGCGAGCGGGTCGTCGCCGACATTCGCCGCGATGTGCATGCCAACCTGCTCCAGCTCTCGCCCGCCTATTTCGAGGAAAACCGACCCGCCGAGATTACCAGCCGCATCACCGTCGACACGACCGTGATCGAGCAGGTCGTCGGCACCACCATCTCGGTCGCGCTGCGCAACCTCGTGCTGGGCGTTACCTGCACCGTCATCATCTTCCTGATCGCGCCCAAGCTGGCGGGGATGATGCTACTCGGCATTCCGTTCATCGTCGTGCCGATCACGCTGCTGGGCCGCAAGATCCGCGCCGTTTCGGTCAGCAGCCAGGACCGCATCGCCGATGTCGGAACGCTCACCAGTGAAGTGCTCGGCGCGATGAAGATCGTCCAGGCCTTTGGGCAGCAGGATCGCGAAACCGACCGCTTCACCGACGCGACCGAGACCGTCTTCGCGGTCGCCAAGAAGCGCATCCTGCTGCGCGCGATCATGACCGCGATCGTCATCGCGCTGATGTTCATCGCCATCACGCTGGTCATCTGGCAGGGCGCGACCGACGTCATTGCGGGGCGGATGACCGGCGGCGATATCGCGGCGTTCGTGCTTTATGGCGGCCTGCTCGCGGGCGCGTTCGGCGCGCTCAGCGAAGTCTATGGCGACCTGTTGCGCGCCGCGGGCGCCTCGCAGCGCCTGGACGAGCTGATGCGGGTCGAGCCGGTCATCACCGCGCCAGCCAACCCCACGGAGCTGCCCAGCCCGCCGGTTGGCAGCCTGACGTTCGAGAAGGTCGACTTTCGCTATCCCACGCGCCTCGACACGGCGGCGCTCGAAGAGTTCAGCCTGGAAGTGAAGCCCGACGAGCTGGTCGCGATCGTCGGCCCCTCGGGCGCGGGCAAGACCACGCTCTTCCAGCTCGCGCAGCGTTTCTACGATCCGCAGGGCGGCCGCGTCCTGATCGACGGGGTCGACCTCAAGGACACCGACCCTGCCGCGCTGCGCCGCCGCATCGCGATGGTCCCGCAGGAGGTCATGATCTTCGCTGCCAGCGCGCGCGACAATTTGCGCTACGGCCGTTGGGACGCGAGCGACGAGGAGATCTGGGACGCCGCCCGCCTCGCCAATGCCGAAGAATTCCTGCGCGCCATGCCCGAAGGGCTCGACACCTATTTGGGCGAAGGCGGCGCACGTCTGTCCGGTGGCCAGCGCCAGCGCATCGCCATCGCCCGCGCGCTGCTGCGCAAGGACGCGCCGCTCCTGCTGCTCGACGAGGCGACCAGCGCGCTCGACGCCGAAAGCGAAGCCAAGGTGCAGGCCGCGCTCGACAATCTCATGGGCAAGCGCACGACGTTGGTCATCGCCCACCGCCTCGCCACCGTGCGCGCCGCCGATCGCATCGTGGTCATGGACAATGGCCGCATCGTCGAACAGGGCA